A stretch of DNA from Candidatus Methylomirabilis sp.:
CCCTTCGCTATGACGTGGAGGCGGCGGGCGGGACCCTCCTGAAGGTGGACGTCCGGGATCCCTGGCGTCACGAGCGGCTGGAGGTGGGGGTGTCCGTGACCGTCCTCTTGCCGGCTGAAGGCACCCTCCCCGTTCCCGCCTAGGCGCAGCCAGCCGGAGGCCCTATGGGTGAGCCTGCTGCCCTCCCAGCGGCGGCAGCGGCCCCGCGCATCCGGACCCGCCTCGCCGCCGTCGGCGGTTTCGCGGCCATCTGGGGCTTTCTCCTCCTGACCCTCCTGTACCCGCTCCTCCGCCTCTTCTACGACGCCTTCTCCAACGACGCCGGTGCCCTCACCCTGGAGAACTTCCGGGAGTTCTTCACCGACGCCTTCTACCTCCGCTCCCTGGTGAACTCGCTCCTCCTCGGCTTTGGGACCGTCCTGACCACCTCGGTGGTGGGAATCGCGGTCGCGATCCTCCTGGTCCGCTACGAGTTCACAGGGCGGGGCCTCTTCTCGTACCTCACCCTCCTCCCGATCATCTCCCCCCCGCTGGTGGGGGTCCTCGGGTTCGTCTTCATCCTGGGGCGCGCGGGGACGGTGAACGTCCTCCTCATGGACTACCTCGGGCTGCGGCACCCCATCAATTTCATGTACGGGGTCCACGGCGTCCTGCTGGTGGAGACCCTGCACCTCTTCCCCATGATCACGCTGAACGTCCTGGACGCGCTCGCGAAGATCGACCGCAGCCTCGAGGAGGCGGCGGAGTCGGTCGGCTCCCGGGGCTGGCGCAAACTCTGGACCATCACCCTCCCGCTCACCACCCCGGGGTACGTCGCGGGAGCCTTGCTGGTCTTCATTTGGACCTTCGCCGACTTCGCCACCCCGCTGGTGGTGGGGGTCCACGAACTGCTCGCCTCCCAGGCCTACCTCAATATCGTGCAGTTTGTGGACCGGCGGATCTTCCGGATGGGGATCGTCATCTCCGCCCTGATGGTGATGCTGGCGATCGTCTTCCTCCTCGCCGCCAAGCAGTACGTGGCCATCAAGGACTATTCCTCCCTGGCC
This window harbors:
- a CDS encoding iron ABC transporter permease; the encoded protein is MGEPAALPAAAAAPRIRTRLAAVGGFAAIWGFLLLTLLYPLLRLFYDAFSNDAGALTLENFREFFTDAFYLRSLVNSLLLGFGTVLTTSVVGIAVAILLVRYEFTGRGLFSYLTLLPIISPPLVGVLGFVFILGRAGTVNVLLMDYLGLRHPINFMYGVHGVLLVETLHLFPMITLNVLDALAKIDRSLEEAAESVGSRGWRKLWTITLPLTTPGYVAGALLVFIWTFADFATPLVVGVHELLASQAYLNIVQFVDRRIFRMGIVISALMVMLAIVFLLAAKQYVAIKDYSSLAYSRVERRRLSPGRQALAVAFLSLLMLLAFIPFLGVTLAAFGRAWSLTPFPLQYTLAYFTRVTAETPKYILNSFLYSGLAVALCIAVGVPIAWILGRTKAPGRGLLDALNTLILAIPGTAIGIAYIRAFHAPLPGLTVGLTSLWIIMPLVLAVRRLPYTVRGSFSSLLLVHRSLEEAAGSVGASKLRTFWDITLPMIWKGILVGSLFSFMTSLQEASATIFLNLGGWETMTVGIFTFYIAGSANEAAALSFILIVVAALSLALVNRVAGARMGGMFG